CATCATCAGCGAGAGGGCTGACTGTGGGGTCGGCTGAGAAGCCAGACTGGTGGTGCCCGGCCAGAGAGCAGGCCTCTGCGAAGCGTCCGGTCTTGAGAGAGCTGAGCGCATGTGCCCGGTGCTCATCCCTGCAGCGTGACCGTCTGGTTCCTTTATCCCCCTGGGCAGCTGGCTTGCTGGCAGTGATGGTCATGCTTTCTTGTCTGCTGACACGTCACTGACACCCGTAACGAACGCGTCCTTGCCCCTCCGTGGTGCTGTGCGGAAACGCGTGTACCGGGCGCATTTCAGTGCAGagtggagagcaggagagaggctgGGGCTGTGGGCAAGGGAAAGGCTTGCTGGGTTTTGTGGGGAGGGCCGCAGTCCCTGGGGAATGAAGGCGTTTCGGGGCCTGCTGGCAGCGAAGGCCTGCGCGGGACTCCTGCTCCGTATCTTCCATGAGCAGATCTGAGGGGCCGTCCGAGGAGCCGCCTCCGCAGTGGGCTTCTGCAGGGGGTTCTGGAGCTCCGTTCGGGACCTCCTCCTCCCGGTCTGCACAGCTCGCTCATCCTGATGGCGGAATGTCTTCCTGCGCAGGTCCGAGAAGCGCTGCAGCACATCCCCGGCAAGTACGAGGATTTCCTGCAAGTCATCCACGAGTTCGAGTCTGGCACCCAGAGGCAGACGGCGGTGGGCCTCTACAGAAGCCTGCAGGCTCTGCTCCAGGACTGGCCTCAGCTGCTGAGGGATTTTGCGGCTTTCTTGCTGCCTGAGCAGGCTCTGGCCTGCGGATTAGTGAGTGGATGCATGAACTCCGGGCCAGGGGGGCTGCTGGGGTCAGGGCCGGGGTTGGGGGCGGTGCCCCCAAGGAGAATGGGCCGACACCAGCCTCGTCTCTTGGCACATCCCTGTCAGATGGCCCTGGTGTCTAGGGTGGTCAGTGCCCCTTTGTTTTCACCGGGGTGATCTTCCCCCGTCTCTCCGGTTCTTATAGTGCAGTGGGAGGCTGTGCCCGTGGTTGCCATGAGAGCTGCAGGTACATCCTGCCCCTTGTAATGACAGGCGGTCCTTCCGGCAGATGCCTGCGATGTGCCCAGGGCGTGGCAGGCAGTTCTCAGTCCTAGGAATGTCGTAGGTAGAAAAGAGTGATGTCCTTGTTCTCAGGCAGCTTCCGTTCTTTGGGGGAAAGTTGGGTGATAAACAGTAAGATACATACGGTGATGTGCATAAGGGTTAGAGAGTATTTGCGAATGGAAAAATGTGTATGATGCTTCCTAGTGCCAACGCCTCATAGCAAATCCGTCAGGAAGGGGGACCGGGGGCGTGGCTCCAGGTGGGGCCTCGCAATTTCCTCTTGTACATGGTGGTCTGGGGGGGCTGCTGTGTAAGGTGATATTCGAGATGTTGGTGAGTACGTGTCCCCGCGCGAGGGACACCCCAGTTCAGGGTTGAGAGACACGGGAATGGAGGGCCGAGTGAGCTCTGGCCGGCTGGAGGTAGTCCCATGGTCCCAGGGGTGACACGTGCCTGCCGGGGCTCTCTCCCCAGGGGGGAGTCAGGGCCAGTCGTGGGCACTGTCTAGACCGTGTCAAGCTGGAGCATCTGACGTCACCACCCTTGAAGTAGTCTCGCGTCTGGATTCTGTCCTTTGCGTCATAGGTGTCTCGGGTTGGTCGCCCTTGCAGCCCAAAGTGTGCGACACCAGGTCTCGGGGCCAGCCCCACGGCTCTCACAGAGGGCCCTGCCCCAGCCACACGCTCTCAGTGCTTGGGCGTGGGGCATCCCGTCGGCCCTCGCGGCGCACGTGACGCTCTTGCCTTCTCTCCACTGTGGTAGTTTGAGGAGCAGCAGGCGTTTGAGAAGAGTCGGAAGTTTCTCCGGCAGCTGGAGATATGCTTTGCAGAGAACCCCTCGCACCACCAGAAGATCATCAAGGTCCTCCAGAGCTGTGCGGACTGCCTGCCCCAGGAGATCACGGAGGTGCTCTTTCCTGTCCCGCTGCCTTTCTGCTGCCCCGTGCCTAGCCTCTTGCTTCCGGGGGACCTTGGAGTTccggaggggaggaagaaggcgaGGACTTTCCCGGCTTTCCTGAAGCACAAACCCCTGGAGCAGGGGCGCTTGTCTCCTGAAACCGGAGCCTGACCAATCTCTTGGGCTCAGGGATGCCATTAGTGCCTGGAAGGGAAGTTCAGGGAAGGAGGTGGTGGGGCCTGGGGGGGACTCGCCTGCCCGCTCTGCTCGGGTTGCCGCCAGAGCTGGAGGTCAGGAGGGTGAGGTGCAGAGTGTGGCCATCAGGAATGAAACGTGTTCCTAATCCCCCTCCAGTGTGGACACAGGAGCAGGGACAGGACGCTGGAGACGTCTTCGTGCTCTGAGAGAGGCTTCGTGTCCCCCATGGACTGGGAGTGTAGTTGGGAGCGAGTGGGTTCGGTTTGGGACGGAGCTGGTGAGGCTCCGGACGCGTCATCCTTCCCCTGCCCGCTCCCCGCAGCTCAAGACACAGATGTGGCAGCTTCTCAAGGGCCACGACCACCTGCAGGAGGAGTTCTCCGTCTTCTTTGATCACCTGCGCCCAGCGGCCAGCCGCATGGGGGACTTCGAGGAGATCAGCTGGACGGAGGAGAAGGAGTATGAGGTACCGGCCCCGAGGctgcagcgggggggggggggcacgcaCCAGGGGGCGCCTGCCCAGGACTGCGCTGAGGGGCCCCTGCTCCCCGCAGTTTGATGGCTTTGAAGAAGTGGCGCTGCCTGACgtggaggatgaggaggagccCCCCAAGACGCCCGCAGCCTCCAAGagcaaaaggagaaaggagactgGGGTCCAGAGTCATGACAAGGTACCCCAGGTTGTCGGGCGTCACCTGCTTGTCTCGAGCCAGGCCTTGAGTTTCTGGAGCATTTCTGGGGCGGCCGTGGCGCGCGGCCTCTGGGCCCGAGGCCATGCGTGGCGGTGGAGCGGGCAGGCTGCATTCGTGGGAGAGCCCCGCACGGCCGCCCCCGTGGGAGGCAGCTTCCCGGGAGCTCCCTAGCTCGGTGCCGCGCCTCTGCCCTTGGGTCGTGActgcttctttcctctctgtgtgcggagagagaagcaggcgtTCCCGCTCAAGCAGTTTGGTAGCTGTGAACACTCAGCTGTGGGACGCGTGCGTGTATCTCTCCGAGGTCGTGTTCTGGCACCGGGGACGTGCCACGGCAGGGCCATGAGCAGATGGCTCTCGTTTGCATTTGCCCGGGGTGGGGGCGCCGTGCAGCGGGAGGCTGGCGCTGGGCCCTCATGTCTCTTCGGTGTCTGTGCTGGGGTGCAGGCCCAGGCGACCCGGGGTCTGCTGGCCTCAGCACCCTCTGCTGCTCGCCCGGCGGGACCGTCTCCGCGCCTTTCCTCTTCGTTGGGCAAAACTGCTTCTCAGCAGCTCGATAACCTTCGGCGACTTAGTGAATGCTTGGGTCCGCCTCTTCGTCGTCCGTGGGGGTCATGACAGTATCAGCGTCTGGGGTCCCTGAACAGAGGGTGGCCCTGAGGGGGCTGGTGGAGGGGGCAGAACCCCAGGCACGGGGACGCAGGAGCCAAGGTGGTTGGTCATCCCAGGGTTGTCAGActtcaaaataccatcaaatcATCTGGGCAGCTGGGCTAGGTCAGTCCTCTGTGTTGGTGAGGGCCGTGGCTGAGTGTCCCCAGGCCACGGGAAGAGCTGCTGTGCCATGAAGGAGAGAGGGTGCGGTCAGGGCGGCCTTGCTGCCGTGGCCGTGTCCTCTCTGGACTCTGCCCGCGCTAACCGGCTGCCAAACAAGCCCGGTGTCTTTTAGGAGGCTGAGTGGCCGGACACTGCCAAGGACTGTGCCTGCTCCTGCCATGATGGAGGCCCCGAGTCCAGGCTGAAGAAGAGCAAGAGGAGAAGCTGCGGCCACTGTGGTGGCAGGGTGAGCGCGGCGGCAGCGGTGAGCGGGTCCTCCCCGGCGTgcggggtcggggggtggggagagcgggGGGCcatggtgggaggggctggccctGAGGCCTCACTGCGCGGGGCTGTCTGCAGCCCCCGTTACATGGGGCGAGCGTGCGAGCACCAGATAGAACCCTTTACAAGTGTGTAGTGgattttgctttttgaaattgaaacaaaatgaaccattttaactgtttctcagattttttctttttttttttttttatgaaagacCCTGAAAGGGTTGGGTTGCTTGGCAGCAAAGATAGAGTGCTTGGTTCGAGTGGGAGGAGCAGACATTTAAGATTGTCGGTTGACCTGCCAAGGATCGTGGCAGGCTGGCTTCCCGTGACCGCCCCAGATGAAGGCCATGGGGGCACCCTTGACCAAGAAGGCCGTCCCTGCAGGTCTGTGACAGCAAGTCCTAcaagagcaaggagccccaggagTTGGCAGGAAGCAGTCCCCACCGGGAGGCCAGCAAAGACCTGCAGGAGGAGGCGGCCCGCGAGGAGTGCGAAGGCCCGGAGGCGAACCAGGACCAGCCCGGCAGGAGTGCTGGAGGCGGAGGAACACCTGTTCCCGGTGAGTGCTCTGCCCGCCggccctgcctctgtccccatgTCTGCTTCAGTCGAACGTGCCTCAAGCTAGAACATCTTTGAGCCCAGAAAGATGAGTCTTTGGCTGGTGGACTGTCCCTTTGTTTACTGACAAGTGATACAATTCCGTCCAGCCTTGACTTGCTGTGGCCTATCCTCTGGCAGAATTGGGGGTGCTGCTGTCTGTCACGGGcatgcccttcccctgccctcctgaCGCGACCCGTGCCCCCAAGGGCTGTCTcagcaggccccccacccccctgcatgGCCCTGCGGTAACTTGGGGTCTTAGGTGCATGTTGACCCTGTGCGTCCCCTCAGAGCTCTGCTCCTCTCCTAGCAGGACTGGCAGTGGGGAGCACTCCGCTGTCCCCTCAGGAAGCGAGTCTTACGGATCGGCTCGTCCTGGGGGGGCCCCGGCCCTATGCGCCAGAGACGACCCAGCTTTCCTCCAGTACCAGAGCCGTGTGCGCCGGGAGGAGCCAGGCCTCACCCGAGGTCCTCTCCTGCCCTCGGGCGTCGTCCAGGCTTCCAACCCAGGGGGAGGACCAGGAGGCAGTGGGTGAGCCAGAGGCTTCTGTGCCAGCCTGGGCAGCTTCGGAAATGGAGAAATGGCCTGGAACCGTTGAGACCCCTGCTTCCTTCCTGAGTCCTGTTTCCTCAAGGACCAGAGACATGGGGAGAAGACAGATGTCAGAGAGGTCAGATGCCCCAGAGAGCTGGCTGCTGGCGGACACAGCCGCGGTGAGGACCGCAGACAAGACGTCCCCCGTGTGCGACTCTTCATTGGGAATGGACCCCTCAGAGTCTTCATCCACGGCCCCTTGGGGAGCTCTGGCTAAAGACAGCGGAACCCCGGGCAAGGGTCCCATGGGGGAGCTGCACCTGAAGGCCACAGAAGCCACAGTGTGTGCCAATAACAGCAAGGTCAGCTCCACCGGGGAGAAGGTGGTCCTGTGGACGAGGTAGGTGGCCACGGAGGGCGTGCCACAGACTATGGAGCACATGCGCGCGCCTCCCCCGGGACTAACCGCGGCACGTGGCTTCCAGGGAGGCCGACCGCGTGATCCTCACCATGTGTCAGCAGCAAGGGGCGCAGCCGCAGACGTTCCGCGGCATCTCCCAGCGGCTGGGAAACAAGACCCCCACCGAGGTAGGCGGCTCCGGCCGGGCCGGAGACCTGAGCCCCAGCGGGAGTGAGGATGGGCCGGGGCAGGGAGAGCACGGGGTGGCCGAGGGGCCAGCCCCGGGGGCCCCGACGAGGGTCTGGACTCACGTGGGCGGGTGGCAGCGGTTCTAGCAGCGCGTGGGCTTTGGACTCTGAGGTAGCGACCCAGAGACTCCATTCCAGGTGTTTGTCGGACGCTGGGGTTTAGGGCCAGACGTGAAGCGTCTCGGGTGCCCTCATCTGTGAGAACGCAGCCCTCCCCCCCGTTCCCGTGCGGGGCACGTGAGACCGTTCACGGAGCGGAGCGTCCCCGTCTCGCCCTAGGTGTCCCACCGCTTCCGGGAACTCGTGCAGCTCTTCCACACGGCCTGTGAGGCCAGCTCCGAGGACGACGACGATGCCACCAGCACGAGCAACGCTGACCAGCTCTCTGACCGCGGGGACCTTCTGTCCGAGGAGGAGCTGGACGGGTGACTGTGGGTGCACGTGGGGGTCACATCCCCCCCCACCCGCACTGGTGCCCCAAGTGGGGGGCGCTTGTACTGTGCCGGGCCGCCGCCCTTGAGCTCAGGATACAGAGCTGGAGGAGCAGGGGCTGAGGACAAGATGGAGGCAGACAGGGCTGGACGGCTATGCCCACGGAGGCCTTGTTCAGGATCTTTGGAAGCTACGGGGCCTTGGCCCTGGGGAAACAGGGGCTTGGCTCCTTTTcagcacccccatccccccatccccacgGCGCGTACGTATATACTGTTGAGACCTGATCGCAGTGTTTCTAAATGCAGCGCTCGCCCTTGCCGGTGCGGCCAGGCCATGGCCGAGCCCGTGCACCCGGTGTTTATTGTGACCCAGCAGCCTCCTGTGCTGGGAGAACCTTAGTCCGTGAGGCTGTCCCCTCCCCGGTAGCACTGGGCCAGACTGCCCAGCTCCTCCAGCGCCTCCTCCACGTCCGCCTGCTCCACTCCGGCATCCAGGAAGCTGGCCCAGCGCCGCACGTCCAGTGTGCTGAGGTCTCTAGCCAAGTCTCCCAGGGTCTGGCTCAGGGtagaagaggagcagagggcccCGAGAACTGGGATGCTCTCCACGGCTGCGGACggagaggaaggggagcctgCCAGTGGTGTTCCTGCCCTGGGCACTGCTGCACAGACGGGGACGTCTGGGCCTGCAGCAGACCTGGCAGGACTGTGAACCCCGTGACTTCTATGTGCTGTCCCCTTGGCAGACCAGTGCTCCAGAGGATGGCCACTTGCCTCAGGAGCCACTGAGTGAATAAAAGGATGTTGACCTGTGGACTTCAGGGCCTTGCTTGGGGCAGCCATGTGGGGAAACCTCTCCTGAACCTTCACCAGCCACCTACCTGCCCCAGGCGGCGAGCCATCCAAAACCAGCCCGTGTTGGCTGAGGCTTGGGGAGAACAGGCGGGGGTACGGGGGGACCACGTTGCAGGGCGCCAGCAGCAGATGGGCAGAGCTGTTGGGAGAGCAGCAGttgagggagaggtagagggagtctggggagggggtgggggagccagcCTCCTACTCACCTTCTGACTCTGGGCTCCTGCTGCTGCAAATACTGGGCCAAGACGTCCTCCCCAGTGGTGCACGCGTGGAGCGGGGAAGGCAGAGCTGTCCCCGGGGCGAGCCGGCTGCCAGAACAGAGCCAGAACCGCCTTTATTTAGTCTGTGGCAATGTGGAAGTGGACTGGGAATTCGTAGGTTCTCAGGCTGTTAGCTGATGAAGGGGGCTGAGCGGCTcgttctctttttatttttacgtGGGGCACAGGGAGGAAAAGGCTAGGCTCCCAGGATGTCCAGAGGTTCTCAGGCAGAGAAGGATGGGGGTCCGAAGTCTGACGGGGCTCCTAAGAACCACCGGCCCTCACCTGGTGTGGCGCGCTCCGTCTAGACCCCGCAGTACCACTGACAGGGCAAAGCAGCGCATCCCACAAGGACCCccgcaggcagagagtggggtcCACGCTGCGGGTCCTCCGAGCTGCACCAGGGCATCAGGAAGGGACTGGCCTGGGACCAAGGGGAAGGGGATGGTTGCTGCTGCCGTCACCACCTAAAGGCAAGGGAGAGCTCAAGTAACCGCTTTTTCTCCGCGCTGACCCGACCCTTCACACAGCTCTGCACCTTCTTCCCAGAGAAGTTCAGCAGATCGGCCAGGTGAGCCATGGAAACTGGCGAGGAACGCAGGCGGTAAGGAACAGTGACTGTGTCGAGGGTTGTAGCCAGCACGGCTGCGCAGTGGAAGGGCAGAGTGGCCTGTAAAGAAGACACCAACGGTCATTTTTGCCTTTCGGGTCTGGAGAGCAGAGTGTGAAGGAGAAAGGGTCCCAATTACTAGAGAGGTCCAGATGCTTTGGGACAAAGCAGGGCTTAGCTTGGGCCAAGGCTGGACTAGCAGAGGACAGTGTGCTGTATCGTGGCTGAGTTCAAGCCGAGGCTTCGAGAAGAGGACGGGTAACAGGTGCGATGGCAGGTcgaggggtggggggcacggtCTCTACCTGCCGTCTGAACACAAGCTCGAGCCTTACGTCATACTGTAGGTGAGGGAAGGTGACCGGAGGCTCAGGTCGCAGCCCCAGGCTCCTGCCCAAGGACAAGGGGCAGACCAGAGAGCTGTGAGCGGACATGTGCACCAGGCCGAAAGCTGTGTTCAACAGACGAAAGACgtttttctggggctcctgggggaaAAAGGCGATTGGTTTTGAGCAGCTTTCTCCCTGGGCCGTCAtcccctgctttcttcctctcagCCCCTGGGACTGCCTTTTCGCCATGCTCTGCTCACCCGGAGACTGTAGGGGCCGGGGAGCAGGCCCCAGGTTATTATTCCCCGCCCTGAATACTCGTCCTGTAGCAACTCTGTGGCCTTGGCGCCTACCCCAGAGAAGCCATTGTGCAGGTCACACAGGATCTGGAAACCCTGGAAGGAGACAAATGATGACCGACAGGACGAGAAGAGGCCGCTGCCCCTGCCGCCCTACCCCTGCCCCCCGGCTACCTGCAGGaggctgctgcccctgctgccctACCCCTGCCCCCCGGCTACCTGCAGGAAGTCACACTCCTCCACATAGAAATGCAGCCtgtcctccagctcctccaggtACCTGGGCTCCTTCAGGATGCTCTCGCCTTGGCCAAAAGCCTCCAGGCGACCTGCTTCCCTGCCGTGCACGAACGCAGTCCTGACTTGCAGGATCCCTGCCCATCACCCCATCCCCCAAGAGCCTGTGttcagggagggcagggaagatgGCCTCCAGAGCCTCATTTAACATCGGTGGGGACCCAGTTCCTTGCTGCACAGCCTCTGCAGCCCCCGTACCCATCGTGGTTGTACTTGTGAATCATACAGATGCTCCGGGGGTGGAGGTGGACGCGGAGGAAATCAGACCAGACTCGGACGCTGCTCTCTGTGGGGATAAGTGGTTTGGGTGCTGTAGCCGTGGCAAGCGGCGGGGGGCctgaaggaagagcagaggacaGGGACATTTCTTCATGTGCAGGTTCTGCTGGGTCCCCATCCCGAGGTGCCTGGTGGGAGTCTCACCTTTGCCATTGGGAATGGATCTGACCCTCCAGATACCGTCACTACTCAGCACTCCCTGGGACAAAAGAGAAACGTCTGTATTGAGTTCCAGCCAGTCCAGAGGCAAAAGAG
The window above is part of the Mustela nigripes isolate SB6536 chromosome 10, MUSNIG.SB6536, whole genome shotgun sequence genome. Proteins encoded here:
- the MSTO1 gene encoding protein misato homolog 1 isoform X2; protein product: MAGGAREVLTLQLGHFAGFVGAHWWNQQDAALCAPSEAAAPPAELCPDVLYRAGRTPHGRETYTPRLILMDLKGSLSSLKQEGGLYGDAQLDAAIAWQGKLTTHKEELCPKNPYLQDLRSAEGVLSSDGIWRVRSIPNGKESSVRVWSDFLRVHLHPRSICMIHKYNHDGEAGRLEAFGQGESILKEPRYLEELEDRLHFYVEECDFLQGFQILCDLHNGFSGVGAKATELLQDEYSGRGIITWGLLPGPYSLREPQKNVFRLLNTAFGLVHMSAHSSLVCPLSLGRSLGLRPEPPVTFPHLQYDATLPFHCAAVLATTLDTVTVPYRLRSSPVSMAHLADLLNFSGKKVVTAAATIPFPLVPGQSLPDALVQLGGPAAWTPLSACGGPCGMRCFALSVVLRGLDGARHTSRLAPGTALPSPLHACTTGEDVLAQYLQQQEPRVRSSAHLLLAPCNVVPPYPRLFSPSLSQHGLVLDGSPPGAAVESIPVLGALCSSSTLSQTLGDLARDLSTLDVRRWASFLDAGVEQADVEEALEELGSLAQCYRGGDSLTD
- the MSTO1 gene encoding protein misato homolog 1 isoform X3, whose protein sequence is MAGGAREVLTLQLGHFAGFVGAHWWNQQDAALCAPSEAAAPPAELCPDVLYRAGRTPHGRETYTPRLILMDLKGSLSSLKQEGGLYGDAQLDAAIAWQGKLTTHKEELCPKNPYLQDLRSAEGVLSSDESSVRVWSDFLRVHLHPRSICMIHKYNHDGEAGRLEAFGQGESILKEPRYLEELEDRLHFYVEECDFLQGFQILCDLHNGFSGVGAKATELLQDEYSGRGIITWGLLPGPYSLREPQKNVFRLLNTAFGLVHMSAHSSLVCPLSLGRSLGLRPEPPVTFPHLQYDATLPFHCAAVLATTLDTVTVPYRLRSSPVSMAHLADLLNFSGKKVVTAAATIPFPLVPGQSLPDALVQLGGPAAWTPLSACGGPCGMRCFALSVVLRGLDGARHTSRLAPGTALPSPLHACTTGEDVLAQYLQQQEPRVRSSAHLLLAPCNVVPPYPRLFSPSLSQHGLVLDGSPPGAAVESIPVLGALCSSSTLSQTLGDLARDLSTLDVRRWASFLDAGVEQADVEEALEELGSLAQCYRGGDSLTD
- the MSTO1 gene encoding protein misato homolog 1 isoform X1; protein product: MAGGAREVLTLQLGHFAGFVGAHWWNQQDAALCAPSEAAAPPAELCPDVLYRAGRTPHGRETYTPRLILMDLKGSLSSLKQEGGLYGDAQLDAAIAWQGKLTTHKEELCPKNPYLQDLRSAEGVLSSDGIWRVRSIPNGKGPPPLATATAPKPLIPTESSVRVWSDFLRVHLHPRSICMIHKYNHDGEAGRLEAFGQGESILKEPRYLEELEDRLHFYVEECDFLQGFQILCDLHNGFSGVGAKATELLQDEYSGRGIITWGLLPGPYSLREPQKNVFRLLNTAFGLVHMSAHSSLVCPLSLGRSLGLRPEPPVTFPHLQYDATLPFHCAAVLATTLDTVTVPYRLRSSPVSMAHLADLLNFSGKKVVTAAATIPFPLVPGQSLPDALVQLGGPAAWTPLSACGGPCGMRCFALSVVLRGLDGARHTSRLAPGTALPSPLHACTTGEDVLAQYLQQQEPRVRSSAHLLLAPCNVVPPYPRLFSPSLSQHGLVLDGSPPGAAVESIPVLGALCSSSTLSQTLGDLARDLSTLDVRRWASFLDAGVEQADVEEALEELGSLAQCYRGGDSLTD
- the MSTO1 gene encoding protein misato homolog 1 isoform X4 is translated as MIHKYNHDGEAGRLEAFGQGESILKEPRYLEELEDRLHFYVEECDFLQGFQILCDLHNGFSGVGAKATELLQDEYSGRGIITWGLLPGPYSLREPQKNVFRLLNTAFGLVHMSAHSSLVCPLSLGRSLGLRPEPPVTFPHLQYDATLPFHCAAVLATTLDTVTVPYRLRSSPVSMAHLADLLNFSGKKVVTAAATIPFPLVPGQSLPDALVQLGGPAAWTPLSACGGPCGMRCFALSVVLRGLDGARHTSRLAPGTALPSPLHACTTGEDVLAQYLQQQEPRVRSSAHLLLAPCNVVPPYPRLFSPSLSQHGLVLDGSPPGAAVESIPVLGALCSSSTLSQTLGDLARDLSTLDVRRWASFLDAGVEQADVEEALEELGSLAQCYRGGDSLTD